A stretch of DNA from Campylobacter concisus:
ATATTTTTCAACTATATCATCTGTGTTTAGCTGTATTATCTCATTTAGTCTCATGCCAGAATAAGCTGCTATATGAGTAACGAAAAATAGCTCATCTTTGCTAATTCTTTGACTTTTGGTATCGCCACTTGATCTAATCTTACTCACAATATCCAAAAGTGCGTTTACGTCACTATCTTCATAAGGATTTTTATTTGTAACGTCATCCTGGTTTAAATTTATTTGTAGATCCACAGCTGGGTTCTTATCTATATAGTCGCTATCGTAGCAATATTTAAAAAACTCACTAACTCTAACAATATACTTCTTAATGGTTGATTTAGAAATTTTTGGTCTATCTTTTGCTAAAGCTATGATCTCATTTAAGCTCTTATCTTTATAGAGACTATTTTGAGAGAGCTTGGTTGGTAGTTGTAGTAAGATATTTCTGAAATTTAGCAAGTCATCTCTTTTTATCTTTTTAATATCTAGCTCATAACCAAATTTCATAGACATTAGCTTTCCTACATGTCTAACAAGACCAAATGTGCTATCACTCCAGTTGTTTGAAATACTCGTGTTTGATACATAGTTTTTAAATGCGCTATTTAGCGTGATCAAGTTAGCTTTACTCTCATTTTTAGTAGAAGAGTCTAGTTTGTATCTAAGACTTTTAGCTCTATTTGAGAAGAGCTTTTGAAAGAAATTTATAGCTTCATTGAAAGTCATGCCACTAGCATCACTTGTGTCATCTATCGCAAGATCTTTGGTTCCAATGTCACTTAAAACTATGCCTTTATCTTTATATTTATCTGCCTTATATAGCTTTACCTGACCACCAAAGGTAGGATCATTTAAATTTCCATATCCAAATTTTAGATCATCGCTTAGCTCGTTGTCTCCATCTGGTGATAACTCACAACCAAATATTCTTAAGATATCGTTTTGTGTGAGTGCTCCCTTTTGCCTAGCTAGCTCATTTATGGCATCTCTTAGCTCACTAACAGAGTGTTTTAAGGACTTTTTAGTGAAAGGCAGCACCAAATTCTGCCTTTTTAAAGTCTCTATGTCGTCTTGATAGCTATCTATGTTAGCCTCTTTAACGCCTTTTGCTATCTCGTCTTTAGTACTATCATCTAAATTTGCACTCTTGTGCTTTTTACCAAGTGGTACAAATGTCTGTTGCTTATCATTTAGTAGCTTTTGGTTTTTGCACATCTTATATGATATGTGATTTATGTTATCTATCGTTGCCTCAAGCACTCTTTTGCCAAGAAGCTTTTTGGTGTGAGAGTCAGTGCAAGATAGCTTTTTGCAGATATCATCAACCTCTTTTGATATGACGCTGAGCAAGCCATCTTCTTTTAAACTCTGTTTTAAAAACAAATTTAGTGATAGTAGCCCATCTAAATTTATATATCTGCCAAGCATATCATGCTCTTTGATACTTTTGGCCTCCTTGGCTTTTAAAAGCATAAGCACCAAGTGCTCTATAAGTTCGCTGCTCAAATTCATCTTCCATGCCTTTTTGATCGCGTTAAAAATTATAGAGTAGATCTTAGCACGATTTTTTGCTGTATCAAAGCGTTTTGTGAGGAAGGAGGTTATATATTCGGTTTTATTACCAAAATAAGGCCTCAGATATAGTGGGATAGCTACTCTAAAGTAGTATATGCCATTTCGTTTGACTAGATATTGCATCTTTGTTACCTATGCAATATAACTTTGTAGCAAAATGTAGCAGATACTTAGTGTGAAACTGGCTGTGTGTCGTCTTTTTGGTGCTTACACAAGGTTTATTTTTAAACCCTCATAAGCCGGAGGTCGGGAGTTCAAGTCTCCCCCGTGACACCATAACATCCTATTTTAGGCACTAGCAGTGATGCTTTTGTTCTTTCCCTTTCTTTAAAATTTCCTTTAAGAGTGGAACACTTAGTTACTAAAGTGGGACAGCCTCTTAAAAATTCCAATGATTATAAAGTCATCACCTTTTTAATACCATAAAATAAATTTGTTTTAAATTTTTGCTTCTAGCTTTTATTTTAGGTCACCTTTAAAATACCCCAAGGAATATCCAGCTACTGCCATTAAGCTTCAGTAAGCTTGATGGTAAAGATGAAGAGCTTCATAGTAGAGCCTTTGTAAATAATTTTCTTAAAGGCTTTCAAGAAAGCTTTGAGAAAGACTATACCGCATAGCCTTACGTACAAAAAATGAAAGAGGATATAATGACGAAGAAATAAAAGGTTATACGAGTTTGCAAACCGGTGCTAGTTATATAAATTTCAAAAACATAACCGATATGAAAGATCTAGTAAAGACCATAACTCATGAAAACCAAAGATCGATGGATATACAAGATCATAGGGATATAAATAAAAATAGAGACGATGATACCAAATACGCATCAAATTTCTCAAATTTTGCGAGAAGTAAAGCATCCAATTGGGGCAATATCAAAACAATGGAGAGATTTCTTAAATACAAAATCAATAAATAGGAAAGATAAATTATTAAATAATATGATAGAAAATGGTGGAAATATTTTTAGACATACAATTTTTCAAGGAGCAAATTATGATCTTCGCAATATAATAAAAGACAATACTATCGGCGGTAGTGGTAATGAATGATTTTTTTAATGCTTTCTGGCGAGAATTTCAATATAAAATCGTAGATTTAATCGTATATTTAGCCAATCATCACCCATTAGTTGCTTGGATTATTTTATATTTTTTGGGTTTGCTTGTACTATATTTTTGTTTTAAGTTTATTCGCCATTGTTATATAATCTATAATAAATCTAAAAATATAAAAATTTTAAAAATAGGTATATCATTTTTTATTCCTATTGTTATTGTTTTTTACTTTCTCGTTAAATTCACAATCTACAAATCAAATGGATATTTAGTTTATTTTTGCATCTTTTCGTGGATTTCTACTATTGGCGTGATTTTTGGGGCTTTTCGACCTGAAAAATTTATACCAGATAAACCACAGAATAGAAACCCTAAAAAACAAAAGAAGCAAAAAGCTAAATTTGAAAAAAGTAAGAATTCGTTTAATTTTACAAATGTAAAATTAAAAAATAAACAAAACAGCGGTGATAAATAGAAATTTTAAAAATATCTTTAAAATAGGAATGACTGAAAGAATAAACGAAAAACTATTAGCCAATACACCAAAAGGCGGAAAATTAGGTAGTGATGGTATATTAAGACATAACGGTAAAGAGTATGTAGCTCATAGTATGGATATAACGGGAAATAAAGTGATATATCAACAATTAGGTAAAAATAATAAACCGGTAGAGGTTTATAAAATTACTAACGATAAAGGTTATTTAGTGACAGCCTCTAAACCAAAGCTCTCTGCTTCGGAAAGCAGTCCTAGTACTTTAATAAAAGACGTAACAAAAGATATTAAATTTTATGATAGCTCAAAAACACCGGGTATAGTAGCAGGCGCCACCATAGGCGTAGGTATAGATATTGGATCGCAGTATATAAATAACGGCAATAGTTTTAAAAAATATTAACCATACAGAAGTAGTAATAAATGCATTAGGCGGTGCATATGGTGGAGCTGCTAGTGGTTTATTCTCAGCAGTAGGCAGAGGTGCTTTTGTTAACTCATCTACCGAGCTATACTCTCAGCTTAAAGATACATCAAAAGATCTAGATGTAGAGAGAGTGGTCGGAAAAGGTTTTGTTGGTGGAACTTTTGGTGCATTCGGCAATATAGCAGGAAATTTTGGTAAAAATATAAAAGTTGGCGATAGAGATTTACATACCGCAGCCGAAGTAGGAACAAATTTTATTACTACAGCCGGACAAGCTATTGTAGATAGCGTAGAAAGTAAAAAAGATAAAACAAAAAAGCAGATAAGTAATGAAGAATAATTGGATTGTATTTTTTGGGTCAATAGCATTTTTTATAGTAGGCGCTATTTGTATAATAATTCTAAAACTTCTTTTCGGAGAATATTATGTTGATGCCGTAGTCGCATTAATCATACTTACAAATGTATATTTTATGATAAAAAACGGCATAAAAAAGAGTGACTTTCAGAAAAAGAATTTGAAAGAAATGGACGTCACGATAGGCGGCGTCTCTTTGGTACAGGCTATATTTGTATTTATAATGTGGATTG
This window harbors:
- a CDS encoding DUF6538 domain-containing protein, with translation MQYLVKRNGIYYFRVAIPLYLRPYFGNKTEYITSFLTKRFDTAKNRAKIYSIIFNAIKKAWKMNLSSELIEHLVLMLLKAKEAKSIKEHDMLGRYINLDGLLSLNLFLKQSLKEDGLLSVISKEVDDICKKLSCTDSHTKKLLGKRVLEATIDNINHISYKMCKNQKLLNDKQQTFVPLGKKHKSANLDDSTKDEIAKGVKEANIDSYQDDIETLKRQNLVLPFTKKSLKHSVSELRDAINELARQKGALTQNDILRIFGCELSPDGDNELSDDLKFGYGNLNDPTFGGQVKLYKADKYKDKGIVLSDIGTKDLAIDDTSDASGMTFNEAINFFQKLFSNRAKSLRYKLDSSTKNESKANLITLNSAFKNYVSNTSISNNWSDSTFGLVRHVGKLMSMKFGYELDIKKIKRDDLLNFRNILLQLPTKLSQNSLYKDKSLNEIIALAKDRPKISKSTIKKYIVRVSEFFKYCYDSDYIDKNPAVDLQINLNQDDVTNKNPYEDSDVNALLDIVSKIRSSGDTKSQRISKDELFFVTHIAAYSGMRLNEIIQLNTDDIVEKYNIVCFSLNTKIDVKTGKSKTLKTRNSVRIVPIHSKLSSIGLFEFIESKKKLARKCDKAVRLFSCDNKDFSEYFRKKINTKVVKDSDKTRTFHSFRHTFINKLIQSGQRVEHIACPCRA